In a single window of the Silvimonas iriomotensis genome:
- a CDS encoding SGNH/GDSL hydrolase family protein, giving the protein MFNQAQACLCRLLLASLAAFLFSAGARADNNTIVYAALGDSIAAGVGANTTQAYDLSSCGRMQGAYPVLWAQAHQIPASQFSFVACGGAKTTDVINSQLSALSAATTLVTVSAGGNDANGIQTIIDCSPPNLPYPIDGLNQLLPCAQSIATFTSFVQNNLPALLDTMYKQIKAAAPNAVIIANGLHGSFELPPNDGACNLVTTLLAVVPDQQNRQALSTAGQLLNNTIQTVAAANGVIYADPYPFFNGHRICSYNPWINTVVPGLITAYHPTADGYSLGYLPAINAAAASAGF; this is encoded by the coding sequence ATGTTTAACCAGGCTCAAGCATGTCTTTGTCGTCTACTCCTTGCCAGTCTTGCTGCGTTTTTATTTTCTGCCGGTGCCCGCGCAGATAACAACACCATCGTCTACGCCGCATTGGGTGACTCGATTGCAGCGGGCGTCGGGGCCAATACTACACAAGCCTACGACCTGAGCAGTTGCGGCCGCATGCAGGGTGCTTATCCGGTGCTGTGGGCGCAGGCGCACCAGATTCCGGCCAGCCAGTTCAGCTTTGTTGCCTGCGGTGGCGCCAAAACCACGGATGTCATCAACAGCCAGTTGAGCGCGCTGAGCGCCGCCACGACGCTGGTCACGGTCTCTGCCGGCGGCAATGACGCCAATGGCATCCAGACCATCATTGATTGTTCTCCACCCAACCTGCCCTACCCCATAGACGGTTTGAATCAGCTATTGCCCTGCGCGCAATCGATCGCCACCTTCACCAGCTTTGTGCAAAACAACCTGCCCGCCCTGCTGGACACCATGTACAAGCAGATCAAGGCCGCCGCACCCAACGCGGTCATCATCGCCAACGGCTTGCATGGCTCGTTTGAATTGCCACCCAATGACGGGGCCTGCAACCTGGTCACCACATTGCTGGCTGTGGTACCGGATCAGCAAAACCGCCAGGCACTCAGCACCGCCGGCCAATTGCTGAACAACACCATCCAGACTGTCGCGGCGGCCAATGGCGTGATCTATGCCGACCCGTATCCTTTCTTTAACGGGCACCGCATTTGTTCATACAACCCCTGGATCAACACCGTAGTACCGGGGCTGATCACCGCCTACCACCCAACTGCGGATGGCTACAGTCTGGGCTATTTACCCGCCATCAATGCGGCCGCCGCCTCTGCCGGCTTTTGA
- a CDS encoding GlsB/YeaQ/YmgE family stress response membrane protein, which translates to MFHLIWMFIVGIVVGLIARWIMPGAQGMGLFMTGILGIVGSFVGGFIARLFSKPPEGSPVHPVGIIMSVIGAIVVLWVVQMLQH; encoded by the coding sequence ATGTTTCATCTGATCTGGATGTTCATCGTCGGTATTGTGGTTGGCCTGATTGCCCGCTGGATCATGCCCGGCGCGCAAGGCATGGGTCTGTTCATGACCGGCATTCTGGGTATTGTGGGTTCATTTGTCGGCGGCTTTATTGCCCGCCTGTTCAGCAAACCACCTGAAGGTTCGCCGGTACACCCGGTCGGCATCATCATGTCGGTGATTGGTGCAATTGTGGTGCTTTGGGTGGTGCAGATGCTGCAGCACTGA
- a CDS encoding GlsB/YeaQ/YmgE family stress response membrane protein has protein sequence MLNLIWTFIVGIIIGLVARWIMPGAQGMGWIMTGVLGIVGSFVGGFIANLFSGSRDNPFHPAGILMSIVGAVIVLWVAQLLMH, from the coding sequence ATGCTTAATCTGATCTGGACATTCATCGTCGGTATCATTATCGGTCTCGTCGCCCGCTGGATCATGCCTGGCGCACAGGGCATGGGCTGGATCATGACCGGCGTACTGGGCATTGTGGGCTCGTTTGTGGGCGGCTTTATCGCCAACCTGTTCAGCGGCTCGCGCGATAACCCGTTTCACCCGGCCGGCATTCTGATGTCGATCGTTGGCGCGGTGATTGTCTTGTGGGTAGCCCAGTTGCTGATGCACTGA
- a CDS encoding polysaccharide lyase, which produces MALHPWRVRLAAPFVLAAVSALAAYPAWQDGGTYTAGTIVYYNGHDYQALVNQTDYAGAGWNPAATPSLWKDLGVDTSGSGGTPTSTPTSTPTPTPTPTPTPTPTPTPTPTPTPTPTPTPTPTPAPSPSGWLIQNTFENDATGVYTAAAFQQDWGVAPQSSAGVAAGRLNIVPDPMAPTNKVLRVTYLAGQIGGDSAMTFDAPVSGSNSDVWLQYKVMFDSTFTWVKGGKLPGLGGGDTPTGCIQNGTFDGFTTRLMWRENGLAFSYLYYPGKQNECGDYWGLATKFQAGVWYTVTQHVTLNTPGRANGTLVQYVDGVKVLELDNWTWRQGAAVSISAIKMDTFFGGSTTDWAPATDQYAYFDDFIVGTQSPLSLVTTQKPLPPHTDPVAGYSQWVTGKAYASGSTVYAVDANGVYHYYSARNYAQANDNPLTDSLLDLYVGVYSPVRLDNGQHWVENSSL; this is translated from the coding sequence ATGGCATTACACCCCTGGCGCGTGCGGCTGGCCGCGCCTTTTGTGCTGGCCGCCGTATCTGCGCTGGCTGCATACCCCGCCTGGCAAGATGGCGGCACTTACACCGCCGGCACCATCGTTTATTACAACGGCCACGACTATCAGGCCCTTGTGAACCAGACCGACTACGCCGGCGCGGGCTGGAACCCGGCGGCCACGCCGAGTTTGTGGAAGGATCTGGGTGTGGATACGAGTGGTAGTGGCGGCACGCCAACATCGACGCCAACATCGACGCCAACACCGACGCCAACACCGACGCCAACACCGACACCGACACCGACACCGACACCAACGCCGACGCCGACGCCAACACCAACACCAACACCAACTCCCGCGCCGTCGCCCTCGGGTTGGCTGATTCAAAATACCTTTGAAAATGACGCGACCGGTGTCTACACCGCTGCCGCTTTCCAGCAAGATTGGGGTGTCGCACCCCAATCATCGGCCGGGGTGGCAGCAGGGCGCCTCAATATCGTGCCAGACCCCATGGCGCCGACCAACAAGGTGCTGCGCGTGACGTATCTGGCCGGGCAGATCGGCGGGGATTCCGCCATGACGTTCGATGCGCCGGTGTCGGGTAGCAATAGCGATGTCTGGCTGCAATACAAGGTGATGTTCGACTCGACCTTTACCTGGGTCAAAGGCGGCAAGCTGCCGGGGCTGGGTGGGGGCGATACGCCCACCGGCTGCATCCAGAACGGCACGTTTGACGGCTTCACGACACGGTTGATGTGGCGGGAAAACGGCCTGGCGTTCAGCTATCTGTATTACCCGGGCAAACAGAATGAATGCGGCGACTACTGGGGTCTGGCCACAAAATTCCAGGCCGGCGTCTGGTACACCGTCACGCAGCATGTCACGCTCAATACGCCGGGGCGGGCCAATGGCACGCTGGTGCAGTACGTAGACGGCGTGAAAGTGCTGGAACTGGATAACTGGACGTGGCGGCAAGGTGCGGCGGTGTCGATCAGTGCCATCAAGATGGATACCTTCTTTGGTGGCTCTACCACGGACTGGGCGCCAGCGACGGACCAGTATGCGTATTTCGATGACTTTATTGTCGGTACGCAATCACCGCTGTCCTTGGTGACCACGCAAAAGCCGCTGCCGCCGCACACCGATCCGGTGGCCGGTTACAGCCAGTGGGTGACCGGAAAAGCCTATGCCAGTGGCAGTACGGTGTATGCGGTCGATGCAAACGGCGTGTATCACTATTACTCGGCGCGCAATTACGCGCAGGCCAACGACAATCCGCTGACCGATAGCCTGCTGGATCTCTACGTCGGCGTGTATTCGCCGGTACGGCTGGATAACGGGCAACACTGGGTGGAAAACAGCAGTTTGTAA
- the typA gene encoding translational GTPase TypA, producing MTRAIRNIAIIAHVDHGKTTLVDQLLRQSGTFRENQQVDERVMDSNDLEKERGITILAKNTAIEYEGTHINIVDTPGHADFGGEVERVLGMVDGVLLLVDAVEGPMPQTRFVTKKALALGLRPIVVINKVDRPGARPDWVVDQTFDLFDKLGATDEQLDFPIIYASGLNGFAKLELAEESDNMRPLFDTVLKHVPTPPGNPDAPLQLQIAALDYSTYTGRLGVGRVLNGRIKPGQQVVVMNHEEQTASGRINQVLGFQGLERVAVEGAEAGDIIVISGLDEIGIGVTICDKDAPMGLPVLGVDEPTLTMDFMVNTSPLAGTEGKFVTSRQIRDRLTKELLTNVALRVEDTADADIFRVSGRGELHLTILLETMRREGFEMAVAKPRVVYKDVDGQKCEPYENLTIDLEDEHQGGIMEEIGRRRGELTNMESDGRGRTRLEYHIPARGLIGFQSDFMTMTRGTGLMSHVFDDYAPVKADLPGRHNGVLISQDQGEAVAYALWKLEDRGRMFVSPGDKLYEGMIIGIHSRDNDLVVNPIKGKQLTNVRASGTDEAVRLTTPIKLSLESAVEFIDDDELVEITPVSIRIRKRFLQEHERRRAYKADGNN from the coding sequence ATGACGCGCGCTATCCGTAACATCGCCATTATCGCTCACGTCGACCACGGCAAAACCACGCTGGTCGATCAACTCCTGCGCCAGTCCGGCACATTCCGCGAAAACCAGCAGGTGGACGAGCGGGTGATGGACAGCAACGATCTTGAAAAAGAGCGCGGCATTACCATTCTGGCCAAGAACACGGCCATCGAATACGAAGGCACCCACATCAACATCGTCGACACCCCGGGACACGCGGACTTCGGCGGTGAAGTGGAACGCGTGCTGGGCATGGTTGACGGCGTATTGCTGCTGGTCGACGCCGTTGAAGGCCCGATGCCGCAAACGCGTTTTGTGACCAAGAAAGCACTGGCACTGGGCCTGCGTCCTATCGTTGTGATCAACAAGGTTGACCGTCCGGGTGCGCGTCCTGACTGGGTTGTGGATCAGACGTTTGACCTGTTTGACAAGCTGGGCGCCACTGACGAGCAGCTCGACTTCCCGATCATCTATGCATCGGGCCTGAACGGCTTTGCCAAGCTGGAACTGGCTGAAGAGTCTGACAATATGCGTCCGCTGTTCGACACCGTGCTCAAGCACGTGCCGACCCCGCCGGGCAACCCGGATGCACCGCTGCAACTGCAAATCGCTGCGCTGGATTACTCCACCTACACCGGCCGCCTGGGCGTGGGTCGCGTGCTGAACGGCCGTATCAAGCCGGGCCAGCAAGTGGTGGTGATGAACCACGAAGAACAAACCGCCTCTGGCCGTATCAACCAGGTGCTGGGTTTCCAGGGTCTGGAACGCGTTGCGGTTGAAGGCGCTGAAGCCGGCGACATCATCGTGATCTCCGGTCTGGACGAAATCGGTATCGGCGTCACGATTTGTGACAAAGACGCACCGATGGGCCTGCCGGTCCTGGGCGTGGACGAACCGACCCTGACCATGGACTTCATGGTCAATACCTCGCCGCTGGCAGGTACTGAAGGCAAGTTCGTGACCAGCCGCCAGATCCGTGACCGTCTGACCAAAGAACTGCTGACCAACGTCGCGCTGCGCGTTGAAGATACGGCTGATGCCGATATTTTCCGCGTATCGGGCCGTGGTGAATTGCACCTGACCATCTTGCTGGAAACGATGCGTCGCGAAGGCTTTGAAATGGCCGTCGCCAAGCCGCGCGTGGTGTACAAGGACGTGGACGGCCAGAAGTGTGAGCCGTACGAAAACCTGACCATCGACCTGGAAGACGAACACCAGGGCGGCATCATGGAAGAAATCGGTCGTCGCCGTGGCGAACTGACCAACATGGAATCTGATGGTCGCGGTCGTACCCGTCTGGAATACCATATTCCGGCACGTGGCCTGATCGGCTTCCAGTCTGACTTCATGACCATGACCCGTGGTACGGGCCTGATGAGCCACGTGTTTGATGACTACGCACCGGTGAAAGCCGATCTGCCGGGTCGTCACAACGGCGTGCTGATCTCGCAAGATCAAGGCGAAGCCGTGGCCTACGCGCTGTGGAAGCTGGAAGATCGCGGCCGCATGTTTGTGTCCCCGGGCGACAAGCTGTACGAAGGCATGATCATCGGCATTCACAGCCGTGACAACGATCTGGTTGTGAACCCGATCAAGGGCAAGCAGCTGACCAACGTGCGCGCCTCCGGTACTGACGAAGCCGTGCGCTTGACCACCCCGATCAAGTTGTCGCTGGAATCTGCAGTTGAGTTCATCGATGACGACGAACTGGTGGAAATCACCCCGGTCTCGATCCGTATCCGCAAGCGTTTCCTGCAAGAGCACGAACGTCGCCGCGCCTACAAGGCTGACGGCAACAACTAA
- a CDS encoding CoA pyrophosphatase, with translation MNPQQPPAGDLSGWGQWLHQHLASAERQTLGDLSQQNAGRAAAVLVPVVPYREGTRIILTERAAHLRNHAGQISFPGGRTDPHDLNPAATALREAREEIGLLPEHVTVVGELGHYHTITGFNVTPVVGLVQPGMTLKPEPGEVATILELPWSTLLDPARYEWRWVERRGLRGKSLFVECDTVRVWGATAGMLLMLARALGMPGQPRGGTLG, from the coding sequence ATGAACCCGCAGCAACCGCCCGCAGGTGATCTGTCTGGCTGGGGCCAGTGGCTGCATCAGCACCTGGCCAGTGCAGAGCGCCAGACCTTGGGCGATCTGAGCCAGCAAAACGCCGGCCGCGCGGCAGCCGTGCTGGTGCCGGTGGTGCCCTATCGCGAAGGCACGCGCATCATCCTGACCGAGCGCGCAGCCCACCTGCGCAACCACGCCGGGCAGATCAGTTTTCCGGGCGGGCGGACAGACCCGCATGACCTGAACCCGGCCGCCACCGCCCTGCGGGAAGCCCGCGAAGAAATTGGCCTGCTGCCCGAGCATGTCACCGTGGTGGGCGAGCTGGGCCACTATCACACCATCACCGGTTTCAATGTCACGCCCGTGGTCGGGCTGGTGCAACCGGGCATGACCCTCAAGCCGGAACCCGGCGAAGTGGCCACCATTCTGGAACTGCCCTGGAGCACGCTGCTTGATCCGGCCCGCTATGAATGGCGCTGGGTAGAGCGCCGTGGTTTGCGCGGCAAAAGCCTGTTTGTCGAGTGCGACACCGTGAGGGTCTGGGGCGCGACCGCCGGCATGCTGCTGATGCTGGCGCGGGCGCTGGGCATGCCGGGGCAACCGCGGGGCGGGACGCTGGGCTGA
- a CDS encoding trimeric intracellular cation channel family protein, translating into MVFPLYFEVINQIGTAAFAVAGYLVGARKRLDLLGVVIVALLTGIGGGIMRDVLVNRTPRVFVDALPLYTIFVTLAASWLIKLHQRHTGMLRKLFIVADSIGLVAFSLAGAHVGMDSGLNLFGVCFLGFVTAVGGGLVRDVMVNDVPFILREDFYGTVAILLSVALYVCHQYGLEGPAAEWLLFGLGLALRLVAHKRDFRLPRVEG; encoded by the coding sequence ATGGTTTTTCCGCTTTATTTCGAAGTCATCAACCAGATCGGCACTGCGGCCTTTGCCGTGGCCGGGTATCTGGTCGGCGCGCGCAAACGGCTGGACTTGCTGGGCGTGGTGATCGTGGCGCTGCTGACCGGTATTGGCGGCGGCATCATGCGTGATGTGTTGGTGAACCGGACGCCGCGGGTATTTGTAGATGCGCTGCCGCTGTACACCATTTTTGTCACGCTGGCGGCGTCCTGGCTGATCAAGCTGCATCAGCGCCACACCGGCATGCTGCGCAAGCTGTTCATCGTGGCCGACTCGATCGGGCTGGTGGCTTTCAGCCTTGCCGGCGCGCACGTGGGTATGGATAGCGGACTGAACTTGTTCGGTGTGTGTTTTCTGGGGTTTGTCACCGCCGTGGGCGGTGGCCTGGTGCGAGACGTCATGGTGAACGACGTGCCTTTTATCCTGCGTGAAGACTTTTACGGCACCGTCGCCATTTTGCTGTCGGTGGCCTTGTACGTCTGCCACCAGTACGGCCTGGAAGGCCCGGCGGCCGAATGGTTGCTGTTTGGCCTTGGGCTGGCGCTGCGTCTGGTGGCGCACAAACGTGATTTCAGGCTGCCCAGGGTGGAAGGATGA
- a CDS encoding acyltransferase family protein, with protein MKPRIQHLDVARGMGISLVVLGHNLIFRHIDPMAHQVLHSINMPMFFLMSGVFFNDTLSLGKLTLAKLDGVLKPFFVTLIVVAPLQPFLSRDPFLQYVAGSLYGTGGTLRWTPLWFLPHLFLVFITARVYLNIAERLRIPQWLSLLIGITSVTLAWEMFQQLQEMPIPLSHVAYSATPAIYSELGFPFSADLLLITVPIFLVGHALRQRLRTFEPHPLVALLGLGLFVLLHYWSAGEMNLNDRVFDDYLCNIGQAVCGVYLVLCLAVWIPRHLPRLTWLLTQAAAASLFILLFHDYLQRRVFRLFMEHGHILLLASLASWLAAMILPALAYRFVSRVPWLAVLWLPLKRVRRQREESGAVPGRSLGDTVTSSS; from the coding sequence ATGAAACCACGCATCCAGCATCTGGATGTCGCCCGCGGCATGGGTATTTCACTGGTGGTACTGGGCCATAACCTGATCTTTCGGCACATCGACCCGATGGCGCATCAGGTGCTGCACTCCATCAACATGCCCATGTTCTTTCTGATGTCCGGCGTGTTTTTCAATGACACGCTGTCGCTGGGCAAGCTCACGCTGGCCAAGCTTGATGGCGTACTCAAACCGTTCTTCGTCACGCTGATTGTGGTGGCGCCGTTACAACCGTTCTTGTCCAGAGACCCGTTTTTGCAATACGTGGCCGGATCGCTTTATGGCACTGGCGGCACGCTGCGCTGGACGCCCTTGTGGTTTCTGCCGCATTTGTTCCTGGTGTTCATCACGGCGCGGGTTTATCTGAATATTGCCGAACGGCTGCGTATCCCGCAGTGGCTGTCCTTACTGATCGGGATCACCAGCGTGACGCTGGCGTGGGAGATGTTCCAGCAACTGCAAGAGATGCCCATTCCGTTATCCCACGTGGCGTACTCGGCCACACCTGCCATTTATAGCGAGCTGGGCTTTCCGTTCAGTGCCGATCTCTTGCTGATCACCGTCCCGATCTTCCTCGTGGGCCACGCCCTGCGCCAGCGCCTGCGCACCTTTGAACCGCACCCGCTGGTGGCGTTGTTGGGCCTGGGCCTCTTTGTGCTGCTGCATTACTGGTCTGCGGGCGAGATGAACCTCAACGACCGGGTGTTTGACGACTATCTATGCAATATCGGGCAAGCGGTCTGCGGTGTGTACCTGGTGTTGTGCCTTGCGGTCTGGATTCCCCGCCATCTGCCCAGGCTCACCTGGCTGTTGACCCAGGCGGCGGCAGCCAGCCTGTTTATCTTGCTGTTCCATGATTACCTGCAGCGCCGGGTCTTTCGCCTGTTCATGGAGCATGGCCATATCTTGCTGCTGGCGTCCCTCGCCTCCTGGCTGGCGGCAATGATCCTGCCGGCGCTGGCTTACCGCTTTGTCTCCCGCGTGCCGTGGCTGGCGGTCTTGTGGTTGCCGCTCAAACGGGTACGTCGCCAGCGTGAAGAAAGTGGCGCGGTGCCGGGCCGATCTCTGGGCGACACCGTGACCTCTTCTTCATGA
- the metG gene encoding methionine--tRNA ligase has product MTRKILITSALPYANGPLHLGHMLEHIQTDTWARFQKMRGHECYAVCADDTHGTPIMLRAQNLGITPEQLIADAKQAHEQDFAGFLVNYDNYGSTHSEENRQYSYRIYNALKANGKIASRTISQLYDPQKNMFLPDRFVKGECPKCHAKDQYGDNCEVCGTTYAPTDLINPYSAISGATPELRDSEHYFFKLGDCEAFLRGWTSGRVNVNGNERPRLQEGAANKLQEWFDAGLNDWDISRDAPYFGFEIPDAPGKYFYVWLDAPVGYMASFQQLCDRTGINFDDFWNKDSGAELYHHIGKDILYFHALFWPAMLEYAGYRTPTGINAHGFLTVDGQKMSKSRGTFITAESYLRHLNPEWLRYYFAAKLNANIEDIDLNLEDFVARVNSDLIGKYINIASRAAGFITKRFDGKLAADLGDSGPLTRLQAASEQIAGLWESREYSRAIRDIMALTDEVNQWVDAHKPWEIAKQEGQDAELQRVCSVLINAFRILTVYLKPVLPKLATDVESFLNIAPLTWADASTLLTGHTINVYQHLMQRVDPKNIEALIEENKQSLAPTSNEPAATKPDYEIPEIEPVINIDDFGKIDLRIAKIVNAQHVEGAEKLLQLTLDIGEEQTRNVFAGIKSAYKPEDLIGRHTVMVANLAPRKMKFGMSEGMVLAAGGDGGLYILTPDLGAKPGMRVK; this is encoded by the coding sequence ATGACGCGCAAGATACTGATTACCTCCGCCCTCCCTTATGCCAACGGTCCGCTGCACCTTGGGCATATGCTGGAACATATCCAGACCGACACCTGGGCGCGTTTTCAGAAGATGCGCGGGCACGAGTGCTACGCCGTCTGTGCCGATGACACCCACGGCACGCCGATCATGCTGCGGGCGCAGAACCTGGGCATCACGCCAGAGCAACTGATTGCCGACGCCAAACAGGCGCATGAGCAAGACTTTGCCGGCTTCCTGGTGAACTACGACAACTACGGCAGCACGCACTCGGAAGAAAACCGCCAGTACTCCTACCGCATTTACAACGCGCTCAAAGCCAACGGCAAGATCGCCAGCCGCACGATCAGCCAGTTGTACGATCCGCAGAAAAACATGTTCCTGCCGGACCGCTTTGTGAAGGGCGAATGCCCCAAGTGCCATGCCAAGGATCAATACGGCGACAACTGTGAAGTCTGTGGCACCACCTACGCCCCGACCGACCTGATCAACCCGTACTCCGCCATTTCCGGTGCCACGCCAGAACTGCGTGACTCTGAACACTACTTCTTCAAGCTGGGCGATTGCGAAGCGTTCCTGCGCGGCTGGACATCTGGCCGCGTCAATGTGAACGGCAACGAGCGCCCGCGTTTGCAGGAAGGCGCAGCCAACAAGCTGCAAGAATGGTTTGATGCCGGCCTGAACGACTGGGACATCAGCCGCGATGCGCCCTACTTCGGCTTTGAGATTCCGGATGCGCCGGGCAAGTATTTCTACGTGTGGCTGGACGCCCCGGTCGGTTACATGGCCAGCTTCCAGCAACTGTGCGATCGCACCGGCATCAACTTTGATGATTTCTGGAACAAGGATTCCGGCGCCGAGCTGTATCACCACATCGGCAAGGACATTCTCTATTTCCACGCCCTGTTCTGGCCTGCCATGCTGGAATACGCCGGCTACCGCACCCCGACCGGCATCAACGCGCACGGCTTTTTGACGGTCGACGGCCAGAAGATGTCCAAGAGCCGCGGCACGTTTATCACCGCCGAGTCTTACCTGCGCCACCTGAACCCGGAATGGCTGCGCTACTACTTTGCCGCCAAGCTCAACGCCAATATCGAAGATATCGACCTGAACCTGGAAGACTTCGTCGCCCGCGTGAACAGCGATCTGATCGGCAAGTACATCAACATTGCCAGCCGCGCCGCCGGTTTCATCACCAAGCGTTTTGACGGCAAGCTGGCCGCCGATCTGGGCGACAGCGGCCCGCTGACCAGACTGCAAGCAGCGTCTGAACAGATTGCCGGCCTGTGGGAAAGCCGCGAATACAGCCGCGCTATCCGCGACATCATGGCGCTGACTGATGAAGTGAACCAGTGGGTAGACGCGCACAAGCCGTGGGAAATTGCCAAGCAAGAAGGCCAGGACGCCGAACTGCAACGCGTGTGCTCGGTGCTGATCAACGCCTTCCGCATCCTGACCGTCTACCTGAAACCGGTGCTGCCGAAACTGGCCACCGACGTGGAAAGCTTCCTCAACATTGCCCCGCTGACCTGGGCAGACGCCAGCACCCTGCTGACCGGCCACACCATCAACGTGTACCAGCACCTGATGCAGCGCGTAGACCCGAAGAACATTGAAGCCTTGATCGAAGAAAACAAACAAAGCCTGGCCCCGACCAGCAACGAACCCGCCGCGACCAAGCCGGATTACGAGATTCCGGAAATCGAACCCGTCATCAACATTGATGACTTCGGCAAGATTGACCTGCGTATCGCGAAAATTGTGAACGCCCAGCATGTGGAAGGCGCCGAAAAACTGCTGCAACTGACGCTGGACATTGGCGAAGAGCAAACCCGCAACGTCTTTGCCGGCATCAAGAGCGCCTACAAACCGGAAGACCTGATTGGCCGCCACACCGTGATGGTCGCCAACCTGGCCCCGCGCAAGATGAAGTTCGGCATGTCCGAAGGCATGGTGCTGGCTGCGGGTGGGGATGGTGGTCTGTATATCCTGACACCGGACCTGGGCGCCAAGCCGGGGATGCGGGTGAAGTGA
- a CDS encoding DUF3592 domain-containing protein, translated as MFVEKPELKETHYSITDADSDWRMKISADENVSMPPVSRPKPQRAVSLPIAFAGIVVFGGMLLLIATIAVKGLETDETCSRIQHRRIKVDAHVLASSLTERDVLTGSPRRPTAHCFQATVSYAYTYQDQNFTSQQIMAGNAGCRDFDGQALVRALPVGQTADAWIDPWHTDDSVLINACPAGPDHSPWTLLAVASFFAVWLVRTVVGAITPAE; from the coding sequence GTGTTTGTTGAAAAGCCGGAGTTAAAAGAAACTCACTACTCAATCACGGATGCTGATTCTGATTGGCGAATGAAAATCAGTGCTGATGAAAACGTCAGCATGCCGCCAGTGAGTCGACCCAAGCCTCAACGTGCGGTTTCTTTGCCGATTGCCTTCGCCGGTATTGTTGTATTCGGGGGCATGTTGTTACTGATTGCCACAATTGCTGTGAAGGGCCTTGAAACCGATGAGACCTGCAGCAGGATTCAGCATCGACGGATCAAGGTCGACGCACATGTTTTGGCATCCAGTTTGACTGAGCGCGATGTACTAACCGGCTCGCCCAGAAGGCCCACGGCACATTGTTTCCAGGCGACAGTTTCCTACGCGTACACGTATCAGGACCAGAATTTTACTAGCCAGCAAATCATGGCAGGCAATGCCGGCTGCCGTGATTTCGACGGTCAGGCGCTTGTGCGCGCCCTGCCCGTCGGCCAGACCGCCGATGCCTGGATTGATCCATGGCATACGGATGACAGTGTTCTGATTAACGCTTGTCCTGCAGGACCGGATCATAGTCCGTGGACTCTACTTGCCGTGGCCTCTTTCTTCGCTGTCTGGCTTGTCAGAACGGTTGTTGGCGCGATAACACCGGCAGAATAA